From a region of the Longimicrobium sp. genome:
- the rpe gene encoding ribulose-phosphate 3-epimerase: MSRVKIAPSILSADFTRLGDQIREAEDAGAEWIHVDVMDGHFVPNITIGPLVAAAARRAARGVIDVHLMIEHPERYLEAFAEAGADFLTVHVEAATHLHRTVQRIRELGMKAGVTLNPATSVESLSEILPYVDLVLVMSVNPGFGGQSYIPTSTAKIARLRRMLDEGGYGHVELEVDGGVTAETVGEVVRAGATAVVAGSAVYNARATVAENLDRLRAAIEAAEGAR; this comes from the coding sequence CTTCACGCGCCTGGGCGACCAGATCCGCGAGGCGGAGGACGCCGGCGCCGAGTGGATCCACGTGGATGTGATGGACGGGCACTTCGTCCCCAACATCACCATCGGCCCGCTGGTGGCCGCAGCCGCGCGCCGCGCCGCGCGAGGTGTGATCGACGTCCACCTGATGATCGAGCACCCCGAGCGCTACCTGGAGGCGTTCGCCGAGGCGGGGGCGGACTTCCTGACGGTGCACGTGGAGGCGGCCACCCACCTGCACCGCACGGTGCAGCGCATCCGCGAGCTGGGGATGAAGGCGGGTGTCACGCTGAACCCCGCCACCTCCGTGGAGTCGCTTTCCGAGATCCTGCCGTACGTGGACCTCGTGCTGGTGATGTCCGTGAACCCCGGCTTCGGCGGGCAGTCGTACATCCCTACCAGCACCGCCAAGATTGCCCGGCTGCGCCGCATGCTGGACGAGGGCGGGTACGGGCACGTGGAGCTGGAGGTGGATGGCGGCGTAACGGCGGAGACGGTGGGGGAGGTGGTCCGCGCAGGGGCCACGGCGGTGGTGGCGGGGTCGGCGGTGTACAACGCGCGCGCCACCGTGGCGGAGAACCTCGACCGTCTCCGCGCGGCGATCGAGGCGGCGGAGGGGGCGCGCTGA